In Methanomassiliicoccales archaeon, one DNA window encodes the following:
- a CDS encoding SagB/ThcOx family dehydrogenase has product MTEASVGETFQKETKHRRDRLVGRRMDWDKRPDTYKTYPDRARIKLPERRHPIAPLDQTLRSRKSVRDFETGPLALEDLSYLLWASTGITRRERGFEFRTAPSAGALYPIETYVAVNNVQGVSPGIYHYSITEHSLELVRKGVLGSEVARAALDQGMCAKAPVVFIWTAVFERCRWKYGERAYRYVYLDAGHVAQNLALVAVSLELGSCQMAAAYDDEVNELLGVDGEEESALYMSVVGRPRN; this is encoded by the coding sequence GGTAGGAGGATGGACTGGGACAAGAGGCCAGATACCTACAAGACCTATCCAGACCGGGCCAGGATTAAACTCCCTGAACGGAGACACCCGATCGCTCCATTGGACCAGACCTTGAGGTCCAGAAAGAGCGTGCGCGACTTTGAGACGGGACCCTTGGCATTGGAGGACCTTTCATATCTTCTCTGGGCCTCCACAGGCATCACCAGGCGTGAACGAGGCTTTGAGTTTCGCACCGCACCGTCCGCTGGTGCGCTATACCCCATCGAGACCTATGTGGCCGTCAATAACGTTCAGGGTGTGTCTCCAGGCATATATCATTACTCCATCACCGAGCATTCCTTGGAACTGGTGAGAAAAGGTGTTCTGGGAAGTGAGGTGGCACGAGCGGCGTTGGACCAGGGCATGTGCGCCAAGGCGCCGGTCGTCTTCATTTGGACGGCGGTCTTTGAGCGCTGCCGTTGGAAGTATGGTGAACGCGCCTATCGCTACGTATATTTGGACGCGGGACACGTGGCCCAGAACCTGGCCCTGGTGGCAGTATCCCTTGAACTTGGAAGCTGCCAGATGGCCGCTGCCTACGACGACGAGGTGAATGAGCTGTTGGGCGTGGATGGGGAGGAGGAGAGCGCGCTCTACATGAGCGTGGTGGGAAGGCCACGGAATTAA